One stretch of Micromonospora echinospora DNA includes these proteins:
- a CDS encoding permease prefix domain 1-containing protein, with protein sequence MRVHDEAVVDRRLRELSGRLYGPDRLKTDLLTETRHALEDAVEAYREGGLPRAEAERRAVAEFGSDRQLVPEFQAELATGALRGLALRTLLISVVLIAAGDLTWQGSSWSGGPPPPASYLLLSAGLDVIWGVVAALALAALLVGPLTARWGSPRLVRPARLIGFGLTGALALGVVAGGALFGWSVGLWDAALTWPPMIIGATVVSAAWFALVRAARCWVLAERRLAG encoded by the coding sequence ATGCGGGTCCATGACGAGGCAGTGGTCGACCGCCGGCTGCGCGAGCTGTCCGGGCGGCTGTACGGGCCGGACCGGCTCAAGACCGACCTGCTGACCGAGACGCGGCACGCGTTGGAGGACGCCGTCGAGGCGTACCGGGAGGGGGGCCTGCCGCGCGCGGAGGCGGAGCGGCGGGCGGTCGCCGAGTTCGGCAGCGACCGGCAGCTCGTGCCGGAGTTCCAGGCCGAGCTGGCCACCGGGGCGCTGCGCGGGCTGGCGCTGCGCACTCTCCTGATCTCGGTGGTGCTGATCGCCGCCGGTGACCTGACCTGGCAGGGGTCGAGCTGGAGCGGCGGTCCCCCGCCGCCGGCGAGCTACCTGCTGCTCTCCGCCGGGCTGGACGTCATCTGGGGTGTGGTCGCCGCGCTGGCGCTGGCCGCGTTGCTCGTCGGCCCGCTCACCGCCCGGTGGGGGTCGCCCCGGCTCGTCCGTCCGGCCCGGCTGATCGGTTTCGGTCTGACCGGCGCCCTGGCGCTCGGTGTGGTCGCCGGGGGCGCGCTGTTCGGCTGGTCGGTCGGGCTGTGGGACGCCGCGCTCACCTGGCCCCCGATGATCATCGGGGCGACGGTGGTCTCGGCGGCCTGGTTCGCCCTGGTCCGGGCCGCCCGCTGCTGGGTGCTCGCCGAGCGGCGGCTGGCCGGCTGA
- a CDS encoding DNA primase — MGNRTHTEVSVARQSPQRPDADEPELDDTEAPAAADEVEADRPPVNRALWDEVRIDPVEIALPAGTGFTLRAYRPARELTPTDVVERDQDDPFLARRQVVETEDDEEVVILDEEFAALSAEEDDEKAEKAAKGRRKGKADDDAAEDKAESEDDDEEAEEDDEDEDEDAAGDEEVPAFLTHKGRLLLFKTPESLVSFIRSGAPNDMSQLDSWNELSERLEPADIAPLDEDTYELDLVVENLRGGHDAWDHELLIEAGEIARDLAYALRLPAVLDMLSAGSSLDDLDEALRASVNGGIGGFLGRRRLKKIGAQTASLGWRTIVGKISAVVDWRD, encoded by the coding sequence GTGGGCAACCGAACGCACACGGAGGTCAGCGTGGCCCGCCAGTCGCCCCAACGGCCCGACGCCGACGAGCCCGAGCTCGACGACACCGAGGCGCCCGCCGCAGCCGACGAGGTCGAGGCGGACCGCCCGCCGGTCAACCGCGCGCTCTGGGACGAGGTGCGGATCGACCCGGTGGAGATCGCGCTGCCCGCCGGCACCGGTTTCACGCTGCGGGCGTACCGGCCGGCGCGCGAGCTGACCCCGACCGACGTCGTCGAGCGCGACCAGGACGACCCCTTCCTGGCCCGTCGCCAGGTCGTCGAGACCGAGGACGACGAGGAGGTGGTGATCCTCGACGAGGAGTTCGCCGCCCTCTCCGCCGAGGAGGACGACGAGAAGGCCGAGAAGGCCGCCAAGGGGCGCCGCAAGGGCAAGGCCGACGACGACGCGGCCGAGGACAAGGCCGAGTCCGAGGACGACGACGAAGAGGCCGAGGAAGACGACGAGGACGAGGACGAAGACGCCGCGGGCGACGAGGAGGTGCCGGCCTTCCTCACCCACAAGGGCCGGCTCCTGCTGTTCAAGACCCCGGAGTCATTGGTCTCTTTCATCCGCTCCGGCGCGCCCAACGACATGTCCCAACTGGACAGCTGGAATGAATTGTCCGAACGGCTGGAACCGGCCGACATCGCTCCGCTGGACGAGGACACCTACGAACTCGACCTGGTGGTGGAGAACCTGCGCGGTGGCCACGACGCGTGGGACCACGAGTTGCTCATCGAAGCCGGTGAGATCGCCCGTGACCTGGCGTACGCCCTGCGGTTACCAGCCGTGCTGGACATGCTCTCCGCCGGCTCCAGCCTGGACGATCTGGACGAGGCGCTGCGGGCTTCCGTCAATGGCGGAATCGGTGGTTTCCTCGGCCGTCGCCGGTTGAAGAAAATCGGGGCACAAACCGCAAGTTTGGGTTGGCGCACCATTGTCGGCAAGATCTCTGCGGTTGTGGACTGGCGCGACTGA
- a CDS encoding cytochrome ubiquinol oxidase subunit I has translation MDPLLLARLQFATTTSIHFLFVAVTLGLVTLLVGLQTAGFLTGKPVYERLTRFWGQLYVINYVLGIATGIVMEFQFGLNWSGLSRYVGNVFGAPLAIETLVAFFLESTFLGMWIFGWHRLRRGVHLALLWGVAITAYASAFWIMVANAWLQNPVGYEVRDGVAHLTDFGALLTNPTFGMAFGHVVSASLVTGGLLMAAVSAWHLLRRTPDFALFRTSLRLGLITAALSVSLLQGFGFAQFGPVTQVQPTKFGGGPDRDALVADWTARFGPGDWDPPVLSNVGLGFMILIGFGLGAVWLLLPLLWRDWIIRLRFPLWLILLGLPLPFVAMLLGWIAREVGRQPWAAYGLLPTAQAVSPVSPALMLASLIGFSLLLGALAVTNWTLLARHAARGAHDPALGRPPAPDTDPRHQPVLV, from the coding sequence GTGGACCCGCTGCTCCTCGCCCGCCTCCAGTTCGCCACCACCACCTCGATCCACTTTCTGTTCGTGGCGGTCACGCTCGGCCTGGTCACACTCCTGGTCGGCCTGCAGACGGCCGGCTTCCTGACCGGCAAGCCGGTGTACGAGCGGCTGACCCGGTTCTGGGGTCAGCTCTACGTGATCAACTACGTGCTCGGCATCGCCACCGGCATCGTGATGGAGTTCCAGTTCGGGCTGAACTGGAGCGGGCTGTCGCGCTACGTCGGCAACGTGTTCGGGGCGCCGCTGGCCATCGAGACGCTCGTCGCGTTCTTCCTGGAGTCCACGTTCCTCGGCATGTGGATCTTCGGGTGGCACCGGCTGCGGCGCGGCGTACACCTGGCGCTGCTCTGGGGCGTGGCGATCACCGCGTACGCCTCGGCGTTCTGGATCATGGTGGCGAACGCCTGGCTGCAGAACCCGGTCGGGTACGAGGTCCGCGACGGCGTCGCCCACCTCACCGACTTCGGCGCGCTGCTCACCAATCCCACGTTCGGCATGGCGTTCGGCCACGTCGTCTCGGCGAGCCTGGTCACCGGCGGCCTGCTGATGGCCGCGGTCAGCGCCTGGCACCTGCTGCGGCGTACCCCCGACTTCGCCCTGTTCCGCACCTCGCTGCGGCTCGGCCTGATCACCGCGGCGCTCTCGGTCAGCCTGCTCCAGGGCTTCGGCTTCGCCCAGTTCGGGCCGGTCACGCAGGTCCAGCCGACCAAGTTCGGCGGCGGCCCGGACCGCGACGCGCTCGTCGCCGACTGGACCGCGCGGTTCGGCCCCGGCGACTGGGATCCGCCGGTGCTCTCCAATGTCGGTCTCGGCTTCATGATCCTGATCGGCTTCGGGCTGGGCGCCGTCTGGCTCCTGCTGCCGCTGCTCTGGCGCGACTGGATCATCCGGCTGCGGTTCCCGCTCTGGCTGATCCTGCTCGGCCTGCCGCTGCCGTTCGTGGCGATGCTGCTCGGCTGGATCGCCCGCGAGGTGGGCCGCCAGCCCTGGGCGGCGTACGGGCTGCTGCCCACCGCGCAGGCCGTGTCACCGGTCTCGCCCGCCCTGATGCTCGCCTCGCTGATCGGGTTCAGCCTCCTGCTCGGCGCGCTCGCGGTGACCAACTGGACGCTGCTGGCCCGGCACGCCGCACGCGGGGCGCACGACCCCGCCCTCGGCCGCCCGCCCGCGCCCGACACCGACCCCCGCCACCAGCCCGTGCTCGTCTGA
- a CDS encoding cytochrome d ubiquinol oxidase subunit II, whose translation MELAWYALLGLFFATYLVLGGYDYGVGLLLARRAPAPGPRATLTALGPFFLGNEVWLVAAVGILFGAFPRLEGELLSGFYPAVLAALTGVVLVTAGVQLRSRPASEAARAGWGRVVVVGSVLAALGWGAVLGGLLQGVPLGADGHVVGAGHLATPFVAAAALALLALVAVHGATFLTLRLPAADASALARLASGLVPAALVAVASATVLGVLSDRVRAAVARPAVAVLLPLALVAALLAARAALRRGRAGIAFAATATALALPAPLVGAALWPRILVSTTDPAASLTVAEAAASRPTLALLGWLALPLVPALLGFQAMCWWVFRGRIDGRAPVYW comes from the coding sequence GTGGAACTCGCCTGGTACGCCCTGCTCGGCCTCTTCTTCGCCACGTACCTCGTGCTCGGCGGCTACGACTACGGCGTCGGCCTGCTGCTGGCCCGGCGCGCCCCGGCGCCGGGACCCCGGGCCACGCTCACCGCGCTCGGGCCGTTCTTCCTCGGCAACGAGGTCTGGCTCGTGGCCGCCGTCGGCATCCTGTTCGGCGCGTTCCCCCGTCTGGAGGGCGAGCTGCTCTCCGGCTTCTACCCGGCGGTACTCGCCGCGCTGACCGGGGTGGTGCTGGTGACCGCCGGGGTGCAGTTGCGCAGCCGGCCCGCCTCCGAGGCGGCCCGCGCCGGCTGGGGCCGGGTGGTGGTGGTCGGCAGCGTGCTGGCCGCGCTGGGCTGGGGCGCGGTGCTCGGCGGGCTGCTCCAGGGCGTGCCGCTCGGCGCGGACGGGCACGTGGTCGGTGCCGGTCATCTCGCCACCCCGTTCGTCGCCGCCGCCGCGCTGGCCCTGCTGGCGCTGGTAGCGGTGCACGGTGCGACATTCCTCACGCTGCGGCTGCCGGCCGCCGACGCCTCCGCCCTGGCCCGGCTGGCGAGCGGCCTGGTGCCCGCCGCGCTCGTCGCCGTCGCCTCGGCCACCGTCCTGGGCGTGCTCTCCGACCGGGTACGCGCCGCGGTGGCGCGCCCGGCTGTGGCCGTACTCCTGCCGTTGGCGCTCGTGGCGGCGCTGCTGGCGGCCCGCGCGGCGCTGCGGCGGGGCCGGGCCGGGATCGCCTTCGCCGCGACCGCGACGGCGCTGGCGCTGCCCGCGCCGCTGGTCGGGGCCGCGCTCTGGCCCCGGATCCTGGTCTCCACCACCGATCCGGCGGCCTCGCTGACGGTGGCCGAGGCGGCCGCCAGCCGACCGACGCTGGCACTGTTGGGATGGCTCGCGTTACCGCTCGTGCCGGCCCTACTAGGCTTTCAGGCGATGTGCTGGTGGGTGTTCCGGGGACGGATCGACGGCAGGGCACCGGTGTACTGGTGA
- the cydC gene encoding thiol reductant ABC exporter subunit CydC: MTAGDGVTPVGRTPAGPAPVAAEPSGSPEPPSPARPGAERAVLRLARPYLSRLLGAGLLAAATEFAGLALMATATWLLMSAAGRPPLDRLTVAIVAVRALAVSRGVLRYTERLAGHDAVLRMITDVRARVFATLAARRDAGRRTGDALSRLVSDVEAAQDLLLRVLVPGAAAAVVSVLAVGVAALISPPAAGVLAIGLLVAGVALPALATRLTRRAADEVAPLRGALAVDAVDLTHGAADLAAFGATGAALAAAEGRAGRLARLERRLAATGFAVDATGVLVGGLTAAAVVAVALRAGVGGVLVGVLAVGSLAAVEVALALVAAARQRAQLRTGLARVADLLAEPAAAAPQSEPQPAIDGHDVEFADVTVRYRAGAAPALAGFDLDLPAGRRVAVVGPSGAGKSTLAAVLTGAVRPDTGEVTVGGAPVAGIPDERLPRVVGGLLAEAYVFHATVRENLLLGRPDATEADLVAATRAAGLLDWVREQPDGWDTVVGEQGGQLSGGQRQRLALARALLAAPPVLVLDEPTEGLDPAAADAVLDSALAATPAVHSVLLISHRLSGLAALDEIVVLDGGRVVQRGRHDELVARPGWYREQWLRQQTAERGYLAITP; the protein is encoded by the coding sequence GTGACCGCCGGCGACGGCGTGACGCCGGTGGGCCGTACGCCCGCCGGGCCCGCCCCGGTCGCGGCGGAGCCGTCCGGGTCGCCGGAGCCGCCCTCGCCTGCCCGACCCGGCGCCGAGCGGGCGGTGCTGCGCCTGGCCCGGCCGTACCTGAGCCGCCTGCTCGGCGCCGGCCTGCTCGCCGCCGCGACCGAGTTCGCCGGCCTGGCGCTGATGGCCACCGCCACCTGGCTGCTGATGAGCGCGGCCGGCCGCCCGCCGCTGGACCGGCTGACGGTGGCGATCGTCGCGGTCCGGGCGCTGGCGGTCAGCCGCGGTGTGCTGCGGTACACCGAACGGCTCGCCGGGCACGACGCCGTCCTCCGCATGATCACCGACGTACGGGCGCGGGTGTTCGCCACGCTCGCCGCCCGCCGCGACGCCGGCCGCCGTACCGGGGACGCGCTGAGCCGCCTGGTGTCGGACGTGGAGGCGGCCCAGGACCTGCTCCTGCGCGTGCTCGTGCCGGGAGCGGCGGCGGCGGTGGTCAGCGTGCTCGCCGTCGGCGTCGCCGCGCTGATCTCACCGCCGGCCGCCGGTGTGCTCGCGATCGGCCTGCTGGTGGCCGGCGTCGCGCTGCCCGCGCTCGCCACCCGGCTCACCCGTCGCGCCGCCGACGAGGTCGCCCCGCTGCGCGGCGCGCTCGCGGTGGACGCGGTCGACCTCACCCACGGCGCCGCCGACCTGGCCGCGTTCGGGGCGACCGGCGCCGCGCTCGCCGCCGCCGAGGGCCGGGCCGGACGGCTGGCCCGGCTGGAGCGCCGGCTCGCCGCGACCGGCTTCGCGGTGGACGCGACTGGCGTACTCGTGGGTGGCCTCACCGCCGCCGCGGTGGTCGCCGTCGCGCTGCGGGCCGGGGTCGGCGGGGTCCTGGTGGGTGTCCTCGCGGTCGGGTCGCTCGCCGCCGTGGAGGTGGCCCTCGCGCTCGTCGCGGCGGCCCGCCAGCGGGCCCAGCTCCGGACCGGGCTGGCCCGGGTGGCCGACCTGCTGGCCGAGCCCGCCGCCGCGGCGCCGCAGAGCGAGCCGCAGCCGGCGATCGACGGCCACGACGTGGAGTTCGCCGACGTGACGGTCCGCTACCGGGCCGGCGCCGCCCCCGCGCTGGCCGGGTTCGACCTCGACCTGCCGGCCGGCCGCCGGGTGGCGGTGGTCGGGCCGAGCGGCGCCGGCAAGAGCACGCTCGCCGCCGTGCTCACCGGCGCGGTACGCCCCGACACCGGCGAGGTCACCGTCGGCGGCGCGCCGGTGGCCGGGATCCCGGACGAGCGCCTGCCCCGGGTGGTCGGCGGCCTGCTCGCCGAGGCGTACGTCTTCCACGCCACGGTCCGGGAGAACCTGCTCCTCGGCCGCCCGGACGCCACCGAGGCGGACCTGGTCGCCGCCACCCGGGCCGCCGGCCTGCTCGACTGGGTACGCGAGCAGCCCGACGGCTGGGACACTGTGGTCGGTGAGCAGGGCGGTCAGCTCTCCGGCGGGCAGCGGCAGCGCCTCGCGCTGGCCCGGGCGCTGCTGGCCGCCCCGCCGGTGCTGGTGCTCGACGAGCCGACCGAAGGGCTCGACCCGGCGGCTGCCGACGCGGTGCTGGACTCCGCGCTCGCCGCCACCCCGGCCGTGCACTCGGTGCTGCTGATCAGCCACCGGCTCAGCGGCCTGGCCGCGCTGGACGAGATCGTGGTGCTCGACGGCGGCCGGGTCGTGCAACGCGGCCGGCACGACGAGCTGGTGGCCCGTCCCGGCTGGTACCGGGAGCAGTGGCTGCGGCAGCAGACGGCCGAACGCGGCTACCTGGCGATCACCCCGTAG
- a CDS encoding transposase, producing the protein MSREEDDAVALVRVYCGLASADPADRTASAGTTLTSAVVDDAGRLLHVCEIGDEAAGYAQLVALLVERSGGPSGAAIAADSDDHIVTSLLSAAGRPLAIADDDSVDDFAERFADDDSLEEMQSSPAERRAVGLARALQAGALSAVTLPAPRELAGYTQVLAAHAALASGRHSAAVTLREVLRELYPAALRAYPDPADRVALAVLDALPEPGMLTGSAARGRDGGLTADAVVAHLAAEGVADADAVSDAVTALRVAISETPRRATVNRTLTAAVAETVRQAVASVRTCDAGCDALVGALAERTAPALAPAIGRRAAARRGEQVDELSPATDLRAVRPVQPEPVAEPASHRGRPEPTGAPEPTGRRGRPEPVPGGRRGRPEPVSGPAATTTPRPLAPPPVAPAPVTPPPVAPAPVTPVAPAASLGRPASAPQSRPEPTGAPLPSRVDGPTNRPISAPPPPPPGITPIAPSPRGAVPPAEAGEPFRPTLTTAAINKARAERQRTVIPPRPKTNQHQEPPTGGFSATDLSIPVPAPRPPAPEAAPPGSRANWPLVNNEDDTAREREGTTYPYGRGVDAPSDPGRVTPPWLADDLPQEPPMLRLVEPPPLADRALLGEMSRPADPGLETPPLRLVDHGDPSRASLPALPERRPAPKEHRPPPVSDDGDGDLLIFAQAKSAWFVGHGDEADLEWSTTADTGWQAAEQAARPSVGSETKAGLPKRVPQANLVPGSPLREERPLRIVRNAASLAENTTGYFRGWRRGQEIGGFAVGGRPGREAAGGWDFTRDSGDREDDREYEYRSAGYRS; encoded by the coding sequence GTGTCCCGGGAGGAGGACGACGCCGTGGCGCTCGTGCGCGTGTACTGCGGTCTGGCCTCGGCAGATCCGGCCGACCGAACGGCTTCGGCCGGAACGACGCTGACGTCCGCTGTGGTCGACGACGCAGGCCGTCTGCTGCACGTCTGTGAGATCGGGGACGAGGCCGCCGGGTACGCCCAGCTGGTCGCGCTGCTGGTGGAGCGGTCCGGCGGTCCGAGCGGCGCGGCCATCGCGGCGGACAGCGACGACCACATCGTCACCTCGCTGCTGAGCGCCGCCGGCCGTCCGCTGGCGATCGCCGACGACGACTCGGTCGACGACTTCGCCGAGCGCTTCGCCGACGACGACTCCCTGGAGGAGATGCAGTCCTCGCCCGCCGAGCGCCGCGCGGTCGGGCTGGCCCGCGCGCTGCAGGCCGGCGCGCTCTCCGCGGTGACCCTCCCGGCGCCGCGTGAACTCGCCGGATACACGCAGGTCCTGGCCGCGCACGCGGCGCTCGCGAGCGGCCGCCACTCGGCCGCGGTGACGCTGCGCGAGGTGCTCCGCGAGCTCTACCCGGCCGCGCTGCGCGCGTACCCGGACCCGGCGGACCGGGTCGCCCTCGCGGTTCTCGACGCGCTGCCCGAGCCGGGGATGCTCACCGGTTCCGCGGCCCGTGGCCGGGACGGCGGGCTGACCGCCGACGCGGTGGTCGCCCATCTGGCCGCCGAGGGTGTGGCGGACGCCGACGCCGTTTCCGACGCGGTGACCGCGTTGCGGGTCGCCATCTCCGAGACGCCCCGGCGGGCCACCGTCAACCGGACGCTCACCGCCGCCGTCGCCGAGACGGTACGGCAGGCGGTCGCCTCCGTCCGGACCTGTGACGCCGGATGCGACGCGCTCGTGGGCGCGCTCGCCGAACGCACCGCTCCCGCTCTCGCGCCCGCCATCGGCCGCCGGGCCGCCGCCCGACGCGGTGAGCAGGTCGACGAGCTGTCCCCGGCCACCGACCTGCGTGCGGTGCGGCCGGTCCAGCCCGAGCCGGTCGCCGAGCCGGCGTCCCACCGTGGTCGTCCCGAGCCGACCGGCGCACCCGAGCCGACCGGGCGACGTGGCCGCCCGGAGCCGGTTCCCGGCGGGCGCCGCGGCCGGCCCGAGCCGGTCTCCGGCCCGGCCGCCACGACGACGCCCCGGCCGCTCGCCCCGCCGCCCGTCGCACCCGCTCCGGTCACGCCTCCGCCGGTCGCCCCGGCCCCGGTGACGCCCGTGGCCCCGGCGGCCTCGCTGGGCCGCCCGGCCTCCGCACCGCAGTCCCGGCCCGAGCCGACCGGCGCGCCGCTGCCGTCGCGGGTGGACGGACCCACCAACCGGCCGATCTCGGCGCCGCCCCCGCCGCCGCCCGGCATCACCCCGATCGCCCCGTCGCCGCGCGGCGCCGTGCCACCGGCCGAGGCCGGCGAGCCGTTCCGCCCGACGCTGACCACCGCGGCGATCAACAAGGCGCGGGCGGAGCGGCAGCGCACCGTCATCCCGCCCCGTCCCAAGACCAATCAGCACCAGGAACCGCCGACCGGCGGGTTCAGCGCCACCGACCTGAGCATCCCGGTGCCGGCTCCGCGCCCGCCGGCGCCGGAGGCCGCGCCACCGGGCTCCCGGGCGAACTGGCCGCTGGTGAACAACGAGGACGACACCGCCCGGGAGCGGGAGGGCACCACCTACCCGTACGGGCGGGGCGTGGACGCGCCGAGCGACCCGGGCCGGGTCACCCCGCCGTGGCTCGCCGACGACCTCCCGCAGGAGCCGCCGATGCTGCGGCTGGTGGAGCCTCCGCCGCTGGCCGACCGGGCGCTGCTCGGCGAGATGAGCCGGCCGGCCGATCCGGGGCTGGAGACGCCGCCGCTACGCCTCGTCGACCATGGCGACCCGAGCCGCGCCTCTCTTCCGGCCCTGCCCGAGCGGCGTCCCGCGCCGAAGGAGCACCGGCCGCCGCCGGTCTCCGACGACGGCGACGGCGACCTGCTGATCTTCGCGCAGGCCAAGTCCGCCTGGTTCGTCGGGCACGGCGACGAGGCCGACCTGGAGTGGTCCACCACTGCGGACACCGGCTGGCAGGCGGCCGAGCAGGCCGCCCGCCCGTCCGTCGGCTCGGAGACCAAGGCCGGCCTGCCGAAGCGGGTGCCGCAGGCCAACCTGGTGCCGGGCTCTCCGCTGCGCGAGGAGCGTCCCCTGCGGATCGTCCGGAACGCGGCGAGCCTCGCCGAGAACACCACCGGATACTTCCGGGGCTGGCGGCGTGGCCAGGAGATCGGCGGCTTCGCCGTGGGCGGCCGTCCGGGCCGCGAGGCGGCCGGCGGTTGGGACTTCACCCGCGACAGCGGGGACCGCGAGGACGACCGGGAGTACGAGTACCGCTCGGCCGGCTACCGCTCCTGA
- a CDS encoding PadR family transcriptional regulator produces MKAQALHGHLDALLLAVLEQGPRHGYAIIEALRARSGGTLDLPTGTIYPALRRLERAGLVASTWSTVNGRERRTYELTEAGGRALAGERAGWREFSATVGRFLGADEPPTAPA; encoded by the coding sequence ATGAAGGCGCAGGCGCTGCACGGACACCTCGACGCGCTGCTGCTCGCCGTGCTGGAACAGGGCCCGCGGCACGGCTACGCGATCATCGAGGCGCTTCGCGCCCGCAGCGGCGGGACGCTGGATCTGCCCACCGGCACCATCTATCCGGCGCTGCGCCGGCTGGAGCGGGCCGGGCTGGTGGCCAGCACGTGGAGCACCGTCAACGGCCGGGAACGCCGCACCTACGAGCTGACCGAGGCCGGTGGCCGGGCGCTGGCCGGGGAGCGGGCCGGCTGGCGCGAGTTCAGCGCCACCGTCGGCCGGTTCCTCGGGGCGGACGAGCCGCCCACGGCGCCGGCCTGA
- the cydD gene encoding thiol reductant ABC exporter subunit CydD: MSRRPFDPRLLRRVPAARRDLAVLAALGGLTALLVIAQATALATLLAAAFDGRLHRPALAGFVAAVAGRALVSWAQGTVAARAAATVKAALRADLLGAVGRHGPTWVAGQRAGQLATLAGRGLDALDPYFTGYLPQLVLSVTVPVAVLARIVFADWSSALIIALTIPLIPIFGALLGWQAQAATERQWRRLSLLGGHFLDMVAGLPTLRAFGRSRGQVDVVRRMADGHREATMKTLRIAFLSALVLELVATLSVALVAVPVGIRLLGGGLTLSTALLVLLLTPEAYLPLRAAGSRFHASMEGLTALDEALTLSDTGAPAAAEPRRPSPGGRSEIRFEGVSVAYDRTTALRDVTLTIRPGDRIAVIGPSGAGKSTLLNLLLGFVTPTSGRVTVDGVDLAEIDLDAWRRELAWVPQRAHLFAGSLADNIRLGAPDTPDDALAAAVADAALDEVVDALPDGLDTRLGERGHGLSSGQRQRVALARAFLRDAPIVLLDEPTARLDSASEAVVLDATRRLVAGRTALLVAHRPALLADADRILRVEDGRVTELHPTGPAVTR, translated from the coding sequence GTGAGCCGCCGCCCGTTCGACCCGCGTCTGCTGCGTCGGGTCCCCGCGGCCCGGCGCGACCTCGCCGTGCTCGCGGCGCTGGGCGGCCTGACCGCGCTGCTGGTGATCGCCCAGGCCACCGCGCTGGCGACGCTGCTGGCCGCCGCGTTCGACGGGCGGCTGCACCGGCCGGCGCTGGCCGGGTTCGTGGCGGCGGTCGCCGGGCGGGCGCTGGTGAGCTGGGCGCAGGGCACTGTGGCGGCGCGGGCCGCCGCGACGGTCAAGGCGGCGCTGCGCGCCGACCTGCTGGGCGCGGTCGGTCGGCACGGCCCCACCTGGGTCGCCGGGCAGCGGGCCGGGCAGCTCGCCACGCTGGCCGGGCGCGGCCTGGACGCGCTCGACCCGTACTTCACCGGCTACCTGCCGCAGCTCGTGCTGAGCGTCACGGTGCCGGTGGCGGTGCTGGCCCGGATCGTGTTCGCCGACTGGAGCTCGGCGCTGATCATCGCGCTCACCATCCCGCTCATCCCGATCTTCGGCGCGCTGCTGGGCTGGCAGGCGCAGGCCGCCACCGAGCGGCAGTGGCGGCGGCTGTCGCTGCTCGGCGGGCACTTCCTCGACATGGTGGCCGGGCTGCCCACGCTGCGCGCGTTCGGCCGCTCCCGGGGCCAGGTCGACGTGGTACGCCGGATGGCCGACGGCCACCGCGAGGCCACCATGAAGACGCTGCGGATCGCGTTCCTGTCCGCGCTGGTCCTGGAACTGGTCGCCACGCTCTCCGTCGCGCTCGTCGCGGTGCCGGTCGGCATCCGGCTGCTCGGCGGCGGCCTGACGCTCTCCACAGCGCTGCTGGTGCTACTGCTCACCCCGGAGGCGTACCTGCCGCTGCGGGCGGCGGGCAGCCGGTTCCACGCCAGCATGGAGGGGCTCACCGCGCTGGACGAGGCGCTCACCCTCTCCGACACCGGCGCGCCCGCCGCCGCCGAGCCCCGGCGTCCGTCGCCGGGCGGCCGGAGTGAGATCCGCTTCGAGGGCGTGAGCGTCGCGTATGACCGGACCACCGCGCTGCGCGACGTCACGCTGACCATCCGGCCCGGTGACCGGATCGCCGTCATCGGGCCCAGCGGCGCGGGCAAGAGCACGCTGCTGAACCTGCTGCTCGGCTTCGTCACCCCGACCTCCGGCCGGGTCACCGTCGACGGCGTCGACCTGGCCGAGATCGACCTCGACGCCTGGCGCCGTGAGCTGGCCTGGGTGCCGCAGCGGGCCCACCTGTTCGCCGGGTCGCTGGCCGACAACATCCGCCTCGGCGCCCCGGACACCCCTGACGACGCGCTGGCCGCCGCGGTCGCCGACGCCGCGCTGGACGAGGTGGTGGACGCCCTGCCCGACGGGCTGGACACCCGGCTCGGCGAGCGCGGCCACGGCCTGTCCAGCGGGCAGCGGCAACGCGTCGCGCTGGCCCGCGCGTTCCTCCGGGACGCCCCGATCGTGCTCCTCGACGAGCCGACCGCGCGGCTGGACAGCGCCAGCGAGGCGGTGGTGCTGGACGCCACCCGGCGACTGGTCGCCGGACGTACCGCGCTGCTCGTGGCGCACCGGCCCGCGCTGCTGGCCGACGCCGACCGGATCCTGCGCGTCGAGGACGGCCGCGTCACCGAACTGCACCCGACCGGCCCGGCGGTGACCCGATGA